In the Arachis ipaensis cultivar K30076 chromosome B04, Araip1.1, whole genome shotgun sequence genome, CTGGTGACTCAGCTTTGGCCTGGCTCCACGAATACTGTCATGTTTCAGTGTGTCTTTTGGATATTTCCACCGTGTGTTGAGGCTTTCAAGCACTGCAAGCCACTTATTTCCATTGATGGCACTCACCTATATGGTAAATACGGTGGGACCTTACTAATGGCGATAGCTTAAGACGGGAACGCAAACATTCTGCCTATTGCATTTGCCGTTGTCGAGGGTGAGACAAAGGAGGCGTGGTCGTTCTTTCTGTCGTATCTGTGGGAGCATGTCACACCACAACCCGGGCTCTTAGTGATTTTAGACAGGCACAAATCCATTGATGGTGCATTGAACGCCGACGGGAGTCTATGGAAACCACCTCAcgccttccaagcattttgtacaagatgtaacaaccctgatttttgagtacacgagatcttttctaaaggcacggatttctccagaagatcagtaaagagaacacctcttctatatcaacaaatatctcgatcctcattgtcattatgtcatccttaagctagaaccttttctgaggcaagctcgataacgcaatcacgaagaacctagtttttgaaccgtaccggttaggagttttaattctgatttttgtaagtagtctcagtttgacgaaccggactcgattcatgagaggagagagataatagtataatattatcattatattagtattagaaaatgcttgaatgatattataaggttacctggtctgttttagttaaaaacagaaaatcggtttaaccgggtttacggtttactggtgcagcttagtaccagcactctctgatgactttagcgatgctaaggcctcatcatacatgttctattctcataataaatatattactagtgtcatttatgctagtagctcagaaaataatttttagagatgtttttacgagtgttccgaaacacctagttttagtagttatataccagagatattttaatattattttaatccacctccaagccaaccaatcacaactcaccttacacccccaagacctccaaggctgtctcatttcatcattttggccaaaaataacaagagagaaaagagagaaactttcatgaacacttaatcttcaaagcttgatttcttctgaactaaaactcaaatcaaaactccgatttcaccaaaatgatcctctcttcttcctctacataaccatataacatatcaaggctggaaataaggtgatatggctgtctccctcccatttcaattcggttttcaaggaaaatcatgcaaaacatgtgttttcttgatgtttttccttaggaatcatgcttaacttggaaaaagtgcttaaggaccacctgaaagtttaaccgaattaggagcagcaaaaccaggtagggtgtaacaaatttaatcttgattgattgtgtttgagatgtgtgattatgatatggtttggttatgcttaaaattgattgcttatatgagttattcttggtgaaagtttgttaaatttttaatgaaatttgatgatattcaagctatgaatgttgttcttgagagcagctggaaaaacgaaccctagagcttaaattggggttcaatttgttttaaaatcatgtggaaaagatggggttttagtggctgggaatttattatgaattatggtaaaaatcggttgctgaaaagattgaaaaacgggtaaaaacagagaaagaatctgaagaatttacgaagaacacgaagaacactttgagtgtggtgaagaacaatgaagaacaccttttagatcttagaaagggcaaggaagtaaatattttggtgtttgaggagttatttggtaatttctgaaagttagggtggtaaaagtagaaatattaaaagttacaggtggtaaaaagtgaattttaaaggttaaaagtaaaagtaagttaattttcgaaaatttaatgataaaataataaataataataaaatattaaataataatatttaattaaaaataatattttaatgaaaataataaaataatgtggaaaaggcagttttctgtaaaagttttagaaagacaactttaagtgtagaatctcataattaccttcataaaatacttagggagtggtaataacatgatagtgaggcaaagataaaataaagataaaaatttgaagaaaagataaaaaatcaaagaaaaagtctgtaaaattttaatgacagaaaaacagacagaaactagtgaacgaactagggcaacttagttagtacttgagttgcgactaggggttaggtattatatgaaaagttaaattgtttcagtatagacttaatgaatctatacttgggataggcatactattcataccgaaatttacataagctttaaatacatatgttaaacagagaaatcagagcagagtagaaaaacacagagaacagagtaaccagagaaaagtaaagagatacagagaaaagagtaactagagtagaataaagggatacagagaaaagagtaatctgataaagagaaatggtttgagttaagatgttgtaaaagtaaaagctgtaaagtttgtatagtatgattgaatagagaaagaaagaagtactgcataagaatgtgaaagtgacgatgaataatgagaatgatattgaatgatgataatgagaaaagagtaatataacaaagagtatagaggaaaagagtataagaataaagagttaagccttgcggcatgatgttctgttgtatgttcatctgctgcttttccattggccctagaggtcctgtaggcccaagttcacctacagtgagttgttattcctgtaggccgaagttcacctgcagtgaatatcaactGTGTATCTCAGgatgttgctcctgtaggccgaagttcacctacagagagttgtgatacctgtaagccgaagttcacttacaggggcgctatttttgtaagccaaagttcacttacagaggtgctatttctgtaggccgaagttcacctacagaaagttgtttgttgtatgttgatctcggggaaacccacgaactgaggatcattattttgtttgtgaattgatctcggggacgcccacgaactgaggatcactgtttccccttgtgcgtatattatggggtcgggctttgcgccgactgccggtagtcacgaaggagtggtattcttaccaccgacacatatgcactaaggacacaaagggaaaccaTATCTAAGACTGGTtcttaggtaatgtcgggctgtagggtgtaaaccgacacgtgagctcatggcctgcataggacagacatgcatcatacttggttgtgcatttcctctgttatgattgttgtataaatgtatgctttccttgtttgtattctattctctatgtttgtgttttactttcttatattcttctgtttgtgatcTGTTTTCAGtttactctattttctctattcatctgtcttctgtttactgcatctctatattttgctatatgtctgctaagcgacacagattaatgaacttaactaataaccccgaccctactaagaactccccagttcttaccccttctctctcccttcccccttcagatggaagtaagagtaccttaccgtagtttgttgatgatggttctgcaaagaggattctgctctagatagtcttctgagtctagggtaaATCTCGTTCTTTGATTATATGTATAtcctgtgagaccagccaacatctgcaccccgtttgtatgcgcactttaacctaaatcctgtgtacgagattcctattgtgtggctacttcatgaggtaccagagagacgtcctgtggaaaagtctgatcgtgcagaggagtagcagatgatgttctatcttctgatgatgttccacctgacttgagttttgaagacctagaacgtactttccctcgctttagtagtttagagggactaggtgagtatagagtctaggctagcctgggcaccagcttagggacttcttgaacaggtcaggacctgtgatattttatgtatgtatatgtatatagttattatctagctatatctaggggtgttctaactaaaggtctatactctaacaaAGGCTGGATAaatgaatgttgctagctactcgtgatgtatttatgtgtggttgtttataactgttttatctgttatcagttgtgaattgattataaatgattatgtttattaatccaaacattttcagaaaaaaaagtacctcactaactaactatgcttttaacaacgagtcaggctcatataataaataatagaaaataattaggatgacaaattggtagcactcggtttctggtatgtcctaggcgtactgaaaattagGTCGTTACACAAGATACATTGCATCCAACTTCATTACTCACTTCAAGAACAAAGACTTGAAGAAGGTCCTAATTAACGCAGCGTATTCAAAGTCACAGCGTGAGTTTGCTCATTATTACGGTCGGCTTAGGGGTGAAAACATAGCAATCACTAACTGGCTTGAGGAAATGCCACGGTTGGAATGTCGTCAATGTTCAGTGGCCTGGTCGGAATGTGCTGCAAACCACCGAACTGACGTACGACTTGGTCCACCTGATGCCACTCGATGATAGCAAAGCAAAGCAGCGGACATACAACCGCCGATGACACCTCCGCCTCGGCTATTGTCGATGGAACTAGGGCAATTAGCTGTGGGTCAGCATATGGTGTCCACTCAACCTGTTCACAAATCAATACAACAGACGAGATTCAAATGAAAGActtattaaagtaaattaaacttAAATATGTTAAAATTGAATATTCTGCACTTACATTCAGCATCCCAATCCCGTTCAGGGTACGCCTGTAATGCCTAAGCCTGCCATCGTCCCTGTCATTGTCTGGGCAGTACTAAACCCACCTACAATGCCAACGACAATAATGTTTTACCGCTCAATTTAATTGACTTAGTAATAATAACATAAATGATTATtaaaagtaaatataatacctcGCCACTAGGGAAAATCGACGAGTATCAAAGTCGTCGGGCCATATCAGCGGGAGGTGGTGATAAGCCTAGGACAGCAACAAGCTGACGCACCTGCCCAAATTGCGCTGGCCATGCTCCGTAGCCCGGCACATCTGGCGATACAGCCAAGCGAGCACCGTTGACCTCACGATAACCGACCACACATCTCAAGGTCCTCCAGCAGTGGGAGCCACCTAATGTGCACCCGAGAGTCAGAGGCATCTGGGAACAGCATACCCCTTATCAGCTGCATGATGTATCCTCTCATGTACCTCATCAGGCACTCCTCTGTGGCGTCCTGCTCCAACTCTCCACAAACCGTGTTCTGGAACCACGTGAGCTTCTCACAAAACTCCTCAATGGTGCGTCTCTGGTGGTGCTGCTCCCACCCACCAATGCATCCACTCACAGGATCACCGTCTATTCTGAGCCCCAGCTGATAGGCTACGTTCTGCAGCGTGATGGTCATCTCCCCGCACGGTAGATGAAACGTGTGGGACTCA is a window encoding:
- the LOC107637079 gene encoding serine/threonine-protein phosphatase 7 long form homolog translates to MEQQLLGYEDDMYRLDHAKHIADKLDRVGPWILRTRQNLMARLLEQIRPYLRRAEFEYVAYMVEFEHDWSLASTLIERWRPESHTFHLPCGEMTITLQNVAYQLGLRIDGDPVSGCIGGWEQHHQRRTIEEFCEKLTWFQNTVCGELEQDATEECLMRYMRGYIMQLIRGGSHCWRTLRCVVGYREVNGARLAVSPDVPGYGAWPAQFGQYCPDNDRDDGRLRHYRRTLNGIGMLNVEWTPYADPQLIALVPSTIAEAEVSSAVVCPLLCFAIIEWHQVDQVVRQFGGLQHIPTRPLNIDDIPTVAFPQAS